From Styela clava chromosome 6, kaStyClav1.hap1.2, whole genome shotgun sequence, one genomic window encodes:
- the LOC120330647 gene encoding DNA-(apurinic or apyrimidinic site) endonuclease 2-like, giving the protein MKLVTWNINGLRSMKGPIKPFLDGLDADIICFQETKITKDQIESDLALVDGYSSYFSFSQTRQGYSGVATYCKANTTPFLAQEGLFDFAEKSAGNGAIMHYGDLSSKFSQERLYEVDKEGRTIITQHEFYDSAKKRNEKLTVINVYCPRADPEKPERQIFKMDFYKMLETRANAILNSGNHVIICGDINTSHRRIDHCDPNDPELFYDNPCREWMDGILYNKGDYSALIHLNSNSIQTEFCEGFENIKNVSCEKDSSTDGTESNTEESTQQNLKQDSENIDICNNNRAKFIDTFRYFFPHRKNAFTCWNTMKSCRETNYGTRIDYILANSEFHINYVKNCEILPEIHGSDHCPVKADINVTMIPASKCPPCCTKYMTEFGGRQQTLSSFFSQKAKSKYDDEQLCQSPVKTVVSSSLKTSTQKLSKSSVSNSKKRKHENSSNTVSKQTKLHFFTKNKSSKPKVNMEINTKKSANTLSLSQEKLEFMPKIDKSFTTKSSSEVSNFWKSVLKGPEPPPLCKGHNEPCFLRTVKKEGPNLGKQFYCCRRPDGHKTNPEARCSFFQWKT; this is encoded by the coding sequence atgaagCTTGTAACTTGGAATATTAATGGCCTCAGATCAATGAAAGGACCAATTAAACCATTTCTTGATGGGCTTGACGCTGACATTATATGCTTTCAAGAaactaaaataacaaaagaTCAAATTGAGAGCGATTTAGCATTAGTTGATGGATATTCTTCATACTTCAGCTTTTCACAAACACGCCAAGGTTATTCTGGCGTGGCCACATATTGTAAAGCAAATACTACACCATTTCTAGCACAAGAAGGATTATTTGATTTTGCAGAAAAGTCTGCAGGAAATGGAGCCATTATGCATTATGGGGATTTAAGTTCAAAATTCTCGCAGGAGAGATTGTATGAAGTTGATAAGGAAGGGAGAACAATAATTACTCAGCATGAATTTTATGATTCAGCGAAGAAAAGAAATGAAAAGTTAACTGTTATAAATGTCTATTGTCCGAGGGCAGATCCAGAAAAACCAGAgcgacaaattttcaaaatggatTTTTACAAAATGTTAGAAACTCGAGCAAACGCAATATTGAATTCGGGAAATCATGTTATTATTTGTGGGGATATCAATACATCACATAGAAGGATTGATCATTGTGATCCTAATGATCCAGAATTGTTTTACGATAATCCATGCCGAGAATGGATGGATGGGATACTATATAACAAAGGTGACTACTCTGCTCTAATACATTTAAATTCAAACTCTATCCAGACAGAATTCTGCGAaggatttgaaaatataaaaaatgtttcatgCGAAAAAGATTCTAGTACTGATGGAACTGAATCAAATACGGAGGAATCTacacaacaaaatttaaaacagGATTCGGAAAATATAGATATTTGTAACAACAATAGAGCAAAATTCATCGATACCTTCAGATACTTTTTCCCACATCGAAAAAATGCATTCACTTGTTGGAACACAATGAAATCTTGTCGAGAAACGAACTACGGCACGAGAATTGATTATATTTTAGCGAATTCTGAGTTTCATATAAATTATGTTAAAAATTGTGAGATTTTACCGGAGATTCATGGATCTGATCATTGTCCAGTCAAAGCAGATATCAATGTAACTATGATACCTGCATCCAAATGTCCGCCATGTTGTACTAAATATATGACAGAATTTGGAGGCCGACAGCAGACTTTGTCAtcctttttttctcaaaaagcaaaatcaaaataTGATGATGAGCAGCTTTGTCAAAGCCCTGTAAAGACAGTAGTATCTTCTTCACTAAAGACCTCTACGCAGAAACTTTCTAAATCATCTGTTTCAAATTCCAAAAAGCGGAAACATGAAAACAGCAGTAATACTGTAAGCAAACAGACGAAACTacatttttttaccaaaaataaaTCTTCAAAACCTAAagtaaatatggaaataaaCACTAAAAAATCAGCGAATACTTTGTCTCTTTCTCAAGAAAAACTCGAATTCATGCCAAAAATTGATAAATCTTTCACGACAAAAAGCTCAAGTGAAGTTTCAAACTTTTGGAAATCAGTACTGAAAGGCCCTGAACCTCCTCCATTATGTAAAGGTCACAACGAACCTTGTTTTCTTAGAACAGTTAAAAAAGAAGGTCCAAACTTAGGAAAGCAATTTTATTGTTGTCGACGTCCTGATGGACATAAAACTAATCCTGAAGCAAGATGTTCATTCTTTCAATGGAAGACCTGA